A region of the Lycium barbarum isolate Lr01 chromosome 1, ASM1917538v2, whole genome shotgun sequence genome:
AACCGACATATTCTAGCAGCTAGAGAATTGCCTATATATGACTTTCTCGAAGAAGTTAGAAGGATGTTTGGGAGATGGAATTACAATAACCGGAGAAATGGAACATACACATTCACTACACTCGGTAAAAAGTTTCCGGAGATGCTATCAATCAACGAGTATCTATGTCTACGAATGACGGTATGTTTCAGTTTAATGCTTGTTATAATTTATTTGACAAATTGTACTTGTACTAATCTGGTGTTTCTACACATTATATAGATGTGTATTTGGTATCCATGAATAGTTagtattaatgtaaatttaataTATGCTTCTTTGAAAATTGATATGTATTTGTTTAATGGtttgttcatttattttaaaattctGATTGGTTCAATAACAAATacatgtaatatttattttttcaggTAGAACCGTCAACCGAATTCGTGTACACAGTACATGATGGAAGGAAGGCGAATCATTCTTAATTTGAATAGAAAAACTTGCAATTGTCGTATGTTTCAACTAGATGAAATCCCCTGCCCGCATGCATGAGCtgtcattaaaaagaaaaatatggtTGCTGATGATTATTGCTCTGATTTGTTCAAACCGGAGACCGTGTTGAAGACATATGATGTACCTGTGGATCCTCTACCCGACGAGCGTGAATGGAACATTCCCAAAAACATCTTGGAGGATGTGGTTTTGCCACCAAGATACAAGAAACCGCCTGGTAGGCCAAAGAAGAGGCGTGATAAGCCTTTAAGTGAATTGTTGTTTGGAAAGAGCAGACATGCTTGCAGTACTTGTGGACAACTTGAGCACAACAGTCTTTCATGTAGTTTTGAGTCTCTAAGGAAGTGAATTTTTCTTGTGTTCCTATCCATTTAACTTTATTAGCGAAGATAGATTTGTTATTTAAGTATTTGAACACTTGTGTCAAAAACTTCTATTGACACATGTTGTAGTTTTACAGAAATTTTTGCTATGAAATGAATATCCCATTCAAACTGAtcttaattgattttttttttccgataCGTATGGTGTTTTTTTCAACTTCAAAAAATACTGCGTACTTGgtaaaataacatacatattatgTCTGTAAAAATGATAAAGTTgtttttattttgaattttttttggattGGAGCCTCGTAGTTGTACTGGTAATGTCAACTAAACATTATGTATTTGTTGGCCTTCTGAAAATTGTATAAATTGATAGGATATATCATGTATTTGATACACTATGATATTTGTTAAAATATATGTTTATTACTTACGTGCTACCAGCAGGTTGATGTGTCATGTATTTTAGAAGAATAATAAATTGATAGGATATATCATGTATTTGATACActatgatatttttaaaaatatatgtttACTACTTACGTGCTACCAGCAGGTTGATGCGGCAGATTTTCAACATAGACAACTTCAAGGATATCGATCTGTCCCTTATCCGCATATGCTGGGTCTTTCACCAAATCTATGCTTTTTTGATTTACATAGAATCCAGCCAGATGTAGGAAATGTGGCAGAAGTGTAGCAagcttttttatttcattcataacaACTGCGTTGTGCTCGACAGATTGATACGAGTTGTAAACATACAAACGCctgtacattaaaaaaaaaagaagcttgcTACACTTCTGCCACATTTCCTACATCTGGCTGGATTCTATGTAAATCAAAAAAGCATAGATTTGGTGAAAGACCCAGCATATGCGGATAAGGGACAGATCGATATCCTTGAAGTTGTGAAGCTGAAATTGTTCCTTTTATCATACTTTCCTTTCTTCCGAAAGTAATAGAAAATGACGTCAATGTGCTGGAATTGTCAAAAATACATCAATTAGATCACATTCAAATACATAAAAACATTTTAGTAACAAAAGGTGAATTTCATTGCTGATAAAAATCACCTCGTCATTCCAAAGCTGACCATCCATCGATAATAGGTAAAACCAATTCTTATCATTGACAGCTGTGATGCCAAAATTGAATTTGACTCCATTGTCAAAAACTGCCATTTTTTTTGTAATGGTCTTCGTAATTCTTTCTGCGgcaacaaaacaaacaaatacATCAACTTATTCACAAAAACCATGCGAAATCACTTTATGTAATACTGGGATAAAAACATACTTGCTATCGTGCCTCACAAGCAGATCATTTCGAAGCCAAATACGGTATTCATCCACTATCTGTACATCAAGTGGACCGGTAATGGGATCTTGCTGGAATGTATATTTTTTATCAAACACATGAACATGATCCTTTCCCGAACTACTACCTGTGTATTTTGTCTTTAAACATTAACAGTtgcgtattaaaaaaaaaaaacaagtaaattaaaaattagatatataccaaaatctgTCACAAACGGTGAAGACTTGTATTTACTGGGGCGTGTAGCTTGTGGGACTGATGGATGTAACATGATttctttccctcgggtttggctTGGTAAATACTCATCAGGCAACAACCACTGAGACAACGGCTGTGCGTTACAAACTGTTGCCTGGGGTACCTCTAAGACAGTTGAGCTGGTGTTTTCCTCGGTTTTTTCCTCTTGAACTTGTTCATTAGCCATTTCTGATTCTACTATATTTTCTAGCTCTTGTGCGATCACCtactcaaaaaatacaaaaagaaacATTATTCAGTCACTTGTATGATACATTTTAAAAAAGAGAAAATGGCTGAATCAGAATACGTTTATTTCGAACCTCGGAATTATTTGAATCATCGGAACATTTTGTCTCTTCCACAGTATGTTTCCCTGTTTGATCAGCCGGACGTTCAATCGAAGTCTTCGGTTCTCTTGAAAGATCACCTCCTTTCACAATCTCTTCGGTTGAAGCTTTCATTGCCAATACCAACTTGAATATCCGGTGCAAGACCCTTTTCCTTATAAAAAACACATGCCAAAATTATATAAAATACATGAATCTAATAGATAAAAAACTATATTAAATGATATAAATACATGAGAAACTATTTGTTGAAGATGTCCAAAAGCAGTAAACAAATACATAAGGAAAACAGTGAACAGTCATGCTGTCAAACAAACAGTACACAAAAAATACGTGACACTACTGTTTTTCATATCAATATCAAATACATAATGTTTTAAAGTCCAATAGATCCCAAATTTTCATCATACatgaattatatttttttaaaaataacatataaaaatgagtaaaaaaTGGTAAATACGTTAAAAAAATATACCTCTATTGGATCAACCGGACGTTCAACCGAAGTCTTCGGTTCTCCTGAAAGATCACCTCCTTCCGCAATCTCTTCGGCTGAAGCTTTCAGCCTATCGCCGCTCTCATTGCCAGTACCAATTTGAATATCCGGTGCAAGACCCTTTTCCTTATAAAAAACACAGGCCAAAAGTATATAAAATACATGAAtataatagataaaaaactatattaaatacataaatacatgaGAAACTATTTGTTGAAGATGTCCAAAAGCAGTAAACAAATACATAAGGAAAACAGTGAACAGTCATGCTGTCAAACAAACAGTACACAAAAAATACATGACACTACTGCTTTTCATATCAATATCAAATACATCATATTTTAAAGTCCAGTAGATCCCAAATTTTCATCATACctgaattatatttttttttaaaaataacatataaaaatgagtaaaaaatgataaatacattaaaaaaaatatacctcTGTTGGATGCACATCACCCGTATCAGTCTCCATGTGAATACCGTCACCATGGTCCATGTAATCATCAGCTTCTTGATGTATGTTGCCATCAGGTAAAGGAACATGAGTTTCGTTGTCATCAccctaaaaaaaaatgatatatttgtTAGATACATATGCTTCCTACTTCACATTGAAGGCAATCGTTTCAATAtgtatttcttgatttttttacCTTTTCTGAATTTTGTTTCCCTTTGACATGTTCCAAAACCTTTTCGAAGTTTTTATCAATAACTTTGCGAAGATCCTTGAGCTCAGTAAAACATCCTTGAATTCAGCAAGCACCTAAATGGTAAAAACAACAAATTAATTGTAAAATCCTTATTTGTTGTAGTTTGATaaatatcaaaataaaataaaaaaacttacTTCCTGCTTAAATTGATTAAGTTTCTGCCTCAAACTTGTGAGGTCAACTGATTTGCCGGTAGATACGTCGTCAACAGAAACGCGGTGGACACTTGGAGTAGCTTTTTCTTTTCCCTTTGATTGAACCGACTTATCTACCACTGAAGCAGATTTTTTAGATGATTGTCCAACTGTAGAATTTTTTGGGATTGTGGTTGGTGACTTCTGAACAAGTAATGCTGCCGTTGACATCTTCTCTACTTGAATAGGCAATCAACAGTGGTGAAACTGAAATTGTTCCTTCTAtcagaatcatttttttttctccgAATTAATAGTTGAAGGATTTCTGATTCTGACAGGATCATGGATTTTCTTAGATCTCCTTTCAGCAACCAATTTCTCAGCATAAGCTGCATCAACATCATGTTGTTGCTGAGAAATACCCAAATCAAAAGAAGGGGAATCTAAATTTTGAAGAGTATGTGGGATACCTCTTGTAACCCTACTAGATATGTTTTCATCTGCCATTAATTGATGTTTTTCACGACTCAAATTGGGAAACCCTAAACATTGAAAGTTAAAAATCTTGAAAAAAGTCAAAAATATTGAATTAAATTGACcaaaatacacaaaataatgaaaacttacacaaatacacCACCACCCACAAATCTCGGCACAATAAATTGTAGTGGAATCGTGCTTGATGGTAATGGATAGATTCTGAGGAGAAAAAACAGCTAAAATTAATGGAAAGGGAGAGAGAAACGTAATGTATATTATGTGAGTTTCAAAAATGGGAAGTTGGGATAGTGTTTACCGTTATTTACGGTGTATTTGAGAACTGATAAGTGCAAGTTACTGTTGTATCTAGAATGGGTAATTTAGAAAATTaattagctattattattattaattttaataaaaggtagttattaacATTAAATAGGTAGTAAAAGTAGCTATAGCAAGTAAAGTTTCCTTATAATTAAGCATGTCGAATGGGTCGGGTCAATTTGGTTCTATCCTGCATGGGGCTGATAATACatggacttttttttttgtgcggattggccGTCAAAGGcattggtatttaatttttatccctcaaattgctggtctttaatttttggccttcgcgtaataccatgaggtttggggttcgaatcccggctcaataaaaaaataaTTCGCAAAGCATAGTTTTGCAAAATTCCAAataagtaattttttttctttttgccttaATGCAAATCTCTAcattaaggtagaattttgccTTATGACTGAagccaaaactctgccttaagggagAGTTTTCTTATGCTTGAAGACAAAACTCTGCCTGAAGGGAGAGTTTTGCAGGTAAAATTATGCCTTGCGAATCAAAACTGcactttgtgattttttttttaaattttaattgagCAAGGTTTGAATCCGGAGTCAAGAAATTTTAGCGACGATAaacattaaagaccaccaatttgagggacaaaaatttaaagaccactccCAAACAaagcaatcgtgcaaattgccctttcCAAGCTTTTAAAAAAGGAAATACAAACTTTTCAACTAGGCCAAGTTAATTGTTTCAAAAGGGTCATTTGTACTATCACCCTGGCAGtcatctttaatttttatccttcactaattttttttatttattttggatTTAAATTTTCGCTCAGTAAAAATTTAAAATCGTAAAGTAGAGTTTTAATTCGTAGGGCAAAATTTTGCATGCCCTCAGAAAGAGTTTCAAACTTTACCATTGCCTTCACCAGAAGGCAAAACTTTGccttaagacaattttttttttaattagtttgACTTTTACGAACCTTCGCCTTAAAGCTTAACTTTTGCCTGAATAGGTCTAATTTTGGATAAAAATTAGACCTATTCAGGCCTTCAATAGGCGTATGCTACAAATTTCTGCCTTGTAGTGTTTTTTAATATTTAACTGAGCGAAAATTTGAAGCTAAAATTCATGAATTTTAGgcaaaatataaaaattaaagatttcaaatttgagtGGAAAAAAATTAAATGCCAGTGCCTTTGACGGgcattccgcacaaaaaaatggttTGCAAAGAAGACCGATATGGTATACGTCTTTTCACACTTTCTCATGATTTTAAACCAAGAAAtgccaaagtttttttttttttttttaaaacagaggTTCACAACTGCCCCTTGTTTCTTCCACGTCTCACCAAACCGCAAAAATGGCAACCAACTGCTTCTCTCCAACTTCCTTTATGCACTTCCCTTCTAATAATCCCAAAAATTCGCACAAAAAACTGTCACCCATCCATTGTTCACAATCCATCACATCTCAATCCCAATCCCAAAAAAAACATCTCCTCAACCTAATAGCTGATCAAGAACGTGGCCTTAAGACACAATCTGACCCCCAAAAGTTGTCTGAAATAATCCAGGCAATTGATGAGTTGGCTATTATTGGACGTGACAGTGTCACCACTGGCAGTTCATTGTCGGCCACGTGGCGTTTGCTTTGGACTACTGAGAAAGAACAGCTTTATATAATCAAGAATGTTGCACCCTTTTTTGGTACTAATGCTGGTGATGTTCTCCAAGTTATTGATGTTGAGAAAAGAAGTCTTAATAATGTTATCACTTTTCCACCGGATGGAGTTTTCTTTGTGAGGTCTACTATTGAAGTTGCTTCTTCTCAGCGTGTGAATTTCAGGTATCATTCCCTCTCCCTCTTGATATATTACTGCAATTTGGAAAAGTTTTTGAAAACAATATTTTTGGAAAGAAAAATGGGCGTTTGGACATAAGAATTGTGAAATTTATAGAAAAAAGTAGTACTGGTATTTGTTTTCTAGTTGAAAGTGGTATTTAGAAATTGGAGTCATGTTTGGACAAGAATACAATTTAGAGTTGTTTTGGAGTGAAAATTGTGAAAAAACTTTTTGGAGTTTTTTGAATTTCGGATTCCGGAAAATTGTAATAATTCTATGTCCAAACAGTTTTCCAGAATAAATTTCGGAGAACCTGAAAACTATCCATGGCCAAACAGGCAcatttttgtcaaaaaaaaagttCTTGAAAAAGTGTTGTTGAAAAAATAAGTGGGTGTTTGGACATAAGAAttgtgaaatttggaaaaaaatagtaTTTGTTTTCTAGTTGAAAATGGtatttggaaattggagttgtgtttggacaaGAATACAAATTGGAGTTGTTTTAAAATTTTTGTGAGTAATTTGGAGTGAAAATTGTGAAAACAGTTTTTTGGAGTTTTCGAATTCCGGAAAATTTTAACGATTCTATGTCCAAACAGTTTTCTGGaataaaattttggaaaaaagtgaaaactatCCATGGCCAAACAGGCACCTTTTTGTCAAAATAAAAAGTTGTTTGGATTGTAGTTACAGCATTATTGAAGATTTGTAGGTGTTTTGTGACTGTAAGAAAGGTTTTTATTCGAAATGCACCCCGACAACTTCAGTAAATAGTTTTGAAAGAAACAAAACAACATTTTGTAGACATTTTCTGGAAAAATTTAAACAATTAGTTTTTGGACAAACTTTTGCAAGATTCCAATAAATTTGCCATGTTCAAACAGCTCAGTATCCGTTTTCCACCTTGAAGTTTGTAGACCAGTATGTAGAGAGGAGAAAGAAAATGTAAGAATCCATAAGTCCAATTTAGTGAATGCGTGTAGAGATCACCAATTTAGAAAAGGAGCTAAATGCGTGGTAAAAAAGTTAGATTTAGGAAAGGCTTATGATCGTGTAAACTGGTCTTTCCTTATGCAAATTACATGTGATTCCTTACTGTTTATTTTGGGTCTTC
Encoded here:
- the LOC132611237 gene encoding uncharacterized protein LOC132611237, giving the protein MAKAYAQDDFDELMGKVQKVDMRVAEYLKLTGRDKWVRLYASVNRGWTMTSNIAEYINRHILAARELPIYDFLEEVRRMFGRWNYNNRRNGTYTFTTLGKKFPEMLSINEYLCLRMTVEPSTEFVYTVHDGRKANHS
- the LOC132634754 gene encoding probable plastid-lipid-associated protein 11, chloroplastic, giving the protein MATNCFSPTSFMHFPSNNPKNSHKKLSPIHCSQSITSQSQSQKKHLLNLIADQERGLKTQSDPQKLSEIIQAIDELAIIGRDSVTTGSSLSATWRLLWTTEKEQLYIIKNVAPFFGTNAGDVLQVIDVEKRSLNNVITFPPDGVFFVRSTIEVASSQRVNFRFTSAVLRGKNWEFPLPPFGQGWFETVYLDDEIRVVKDIRQDYLIVERAPYTWKE